The genomic interval TATTGCCTCCGTTCTGAAAATGGAAACCGTCGAAGAAAATATCCTTCATCGGCCGGAGTATCGCTTTTTCATCGTGCGAGAAAGCGTAGTCGCCGGTTTCCTTGATACATTGCCGGATCGGTTCGGTTTTGGCCGGCAAGTCGGCGTTCCGGCGTGCCATCAGGAACAATTCCCATGAATGGCAATCCATATAAGATTCTATGCACCAAAGGTTATCCGTATTGAAAATGCTTGTAATCAATTGCGGAGTGCGGAATATGCCGTACGGGAAGTCGGCGAATACGCCTGTGACGGTCAGTTGCCGGTCGTCGATGTCGAGCACCTTGCCCATCGGCGATTCTTCGCCGAAGAGCGTTTTGGCGAACTTGCTGTTGATGACGACGCCGTCCCGGGTCGCCAACACGTGACGGGGATCGCCTTGCTCCAGTTCGATCGTGAACATATGGAAGAACGACGAGTCGACGCAGTCGACCGCTACTTGCATATATTCCTCGCCGATACGTAACGTCTTGTTTTCGTAAGAGACGACGCAGTAACTTTCGATTTCCGGGAAACGATCCTGAAGCACTCGCCCTGCCGCATAAGCGCTGTAGGCGAAGTCTTGATGCTCGAACCGGTAGATCCGGTCGCCGTTGACGTGATGACGGTCGGCCGACAGTTCTTTGGCTACATAGGCCGCGATCAGAATCACGAACATCAGCGACACGGAGAATCCGAACACGTTGATCGCCGTATAGAGTCGGTGACGGTTCAGAAAGCGCAGAAAAAACTTGAGATTGAATGTGTGTCTCATAAGACAGAGAGTTATTCGGTTTTAGGTCGTTTGATCGTAGTTTTCATATCGGCAGGGTAGGCTGCTATTCGGTCTTGATCGACCTGACCGGATTCTCAGTAGCGGTCCGATAGCTTTGCAGCGTAATGGTCAGCACGGTGACGAGCGCGACGCTTCCCACCGCAACGGCGAAAATCCACCACTTTACGGGTGTCCGGTACGCGAAGCTTTCGAGCCAGCGGTCGACGACGTACCAGCCGGCCGGAATCGCCACGACGGAGCATGCCAGCACGATTCTCATGTAGCGCTTATTGAACATGCGCAGAATTTCTCCGATGGTCGCGCCGTAGACTTTGCGCAGTCCGATCTCCTTGCGGCGGAACTGCGTCTCGAACAGGATCAGCCCGAAAACGCCGACGATCGAGATGCCGACCGACAGCAGGCTGAACAGCGTGAGCATCGCGGCGAGTCGGTCCTCCTTCTGATAGAGGGCGCCGATATTTTCGTCGAGGAAGCGTATGTCCGCGTCGGCATCGGGATCGAACGAGCGGACCGTTTCGCGTATGAAGGCCGAAATTTCGGGGATATCCGTCGTTCGGACTTTGACGAACATGTGTGTCAATTTCATATTTCCGCTGACATAGTAGACAAGAGGACTAACCGCATATTGCAATGGCTGATAATGAACGTTTTCCGCTATTCCAATCACTTCGATGTCCGAAATACGGTCGCCTACCGACACGTTTCGTTGCAACTGGGCCGTTCGGTTAAAGATGAAATGTCCATTCGGGTGTTTCTTGTCCGAATCGCTGAAATTGCGCCCCTCCCGTATCGGAATGCCCATGAACGACAGAAAATTCGGCGCAACGGGATACCAGTCAAAGCGAAAGTTTTCCCCTTTGTAATCTATGGACCAATACGGTCGGGACTCGAGTACCGGTTGGGCCCAAGCGAAAGTGACGTCGAGGATATCGGGATTGCTCTTCAGCTTTTCTACAAGAGCGTCTTGCCGGTCGAATTGAAACGACAGTCGGGTCGTCAGAATATTGTCCCGTCTGAATCCCATATCGAAATTCCTTATGTATCGGTTTTGCTCGCCGATCGAGAGAGAGATTATGATCAGCGCGATCGAAACGACGTACTGAAACGATATCAGCATGATTCGCATGATCTTTCCTTTGCGTGAAAGGCCGAACGATCCGTTGAGTGCGAAAATCGGAGGGAACGACGTGCTGTAAAAGGCAGGGTACAGGGCTGCGATGATCCCCGCACCGAGCGAGGCTAGTATGCCATAGAAAATCAGTCGGAGATTCGATAGCGGATCAATCGACGCGTCGACCAGCGAAGCTACCCGGGTCGTCGACAAATATCGGGCGAGCAGCAGAGCGAGGAATAATGAAACGAGCGATAAAACGACCGACTCGGCGATAGAACGCAGTCGGAGCCTCGCATTGGTTTCGCCGAGAATCTTTTGGGTATTGATATGACGAATGCGGGACGGGATTCGGGACACGGTGAAATTGACGAAATTGATCATCGCGATCAGTATGATCAATACGGCGATCGTCAACAGGGAATATACGGTCGCATAGCTTGCCGTCTGTTGGCTGACATAGAGCATGTCGTGCGTGAAGTGAATTTTCGGCAGAGCCGTGAAACGCAATTTCAGCGTTTCGTCTTGTTCCTGTTCGATCCAAAGCGGATTAACCGCTTTTCGTATCGTTTCCAAATGCTCCGGGTCATCAACCCGGATATAATATTCGTAGGCTCCATATCCGTTTTCGATTCCGTGATCTCCTAAAGCTCCGATGATGCTGCAGGGAACGAAACTGGAGTTTTTCGGAAAATCCCGATATATGGCTACGATCTCCTTAGTCTCATCGTCGATTACCAAACGGCGTCCTATCGGATTTCTATGGCCGTACAGCGCAGTCGCAGCGCTTTGGGACAAAGCGGCCGCTTGCGGTTCTCCGATACGCTTCAGGTCGCCTTGGACTGTTTCAAATTCAAAAAGATCGGGCAGCGAAGGCGAGACGAGATAAAAGTCGATACCGAGCGATCCGGTTTTTCCTTCCTGTTCGTCGTAAACTCGCGTATTGCCATAGCTATATACGATACCTCCCGATTCGATATGGGGAGAGGAGGCAAGCAGTACGTCGCCGCGCATGCGCTTGAGTCCGGATTCGTACAATCCTTCGAGCGTACCGTCCGTATATTCCGCCCGGAAAATCCGGTCGGCATTTTCGTAATGCGCATCGAAAGTCAGTTCATAGCTGACTTGAGCAATGATTACGATAAACGAGGTCAGAGCGAGTGTCAGGCCCGCTATGCTGAGCGATACGGCCAACTTGTTCTGCTTGTAGTAGCGCAAGAGGTTCTCACACATAATTTATTCCGTTTTAATTGACTTGATGGGATTCTCGGCGGCCGTCCGGTAACTTCGGACGGTGATCGTCGCAACGGTAAGCAGCAGTACGATAGCGGCCGTCGACACGAATATCCACGGGCCGATCGTGGTCCGGTACGCGAAGTTGTCGATCCAGTTGCGCGAGACGAAATAGCCGATAGGGGCTCCGAGGGCGAAACATATCAGTACCAGACGGATATAGGGCATGTTGATCATTCCGAGAATTTCGCCTGTCGTTGCGCCGTAAACCTTGCGCAGTCCGATCTCCTTGCGCCTGAATTCCGTTTCGAAAAGGATCAGGCCGAAAATTCCGACGAGCGAGATGAATACCGACAACAGACAGAACAGCGTGATTTGCCGGGCGGTGGCTTTTTCTTTCTGGTAGAGCGAGCCGATGTGTTCGTCCAGAAAACGCACGTCGTCGTTCCATCCTCCGTCGAATTGCCGGATCGTCTCCCGAATATGTCGGAAAAGCTCGGGATAGTCCGCCGTCCGGGTTTTGACGAACAGATAATTCATGGACTTGAATGCGTACGATTTTCCGCGTACCATGAATGCGAACGGATCGATCGCGTACTGCAAGGGCATAAAGTTGAAATCGCGGGCGATGCCGACGATTTCGTCGCCCCATATCCGGTCTCCGACGGTTATGCCGTCGCGCAGCTGAGCCGTTCGGTTGAAAATCAGACTCGCGTTCTCTTTCTGTTCGTCGTTCGCCGTAAAATCGCGCCCTTCGATTATATCGATTCCCATGAATTTCGGAAAATTCGGGGCGACCGGATAGCAGTCGAATGAGATGTGCTTGTTTCGGTACTGCATACTCCAATTCATGCGCGAAGGCGCTATCAGCGGACCGTTGGCGAATGTCACGTCGACGATTCTCGGATCGGTTTTCAGCTTTTGAGCGAGTGTTTCCGCCGAGTTAGCCGCCGGTCGGCCGAGTTCGGCGACCAGTATGTTTTCGCGGGGGACCCCCATATCGTAAGCCAGCATGAAACGATTCTGTTTCCACACCGACAAGGCTGCTACGATCAGGACGATCGAGACGACGTACTGGAACGAGATCAGCGTCGTCCGCAGCCTGCGCCCCCGGACCGAAAGGCCGAACGAGCCTTTCAGAATCATCGCGGGCGGGAACGAAGTGCTGTAAGCGGCAGGATACAAGCCGGCCAGCGTTCCGAGGACAATCGCGACGAGCCCCGTGCCCAGCGCCACGTCCGCATTTTCGGCCAGATTGATCGGCGCATTGACCAAAGAAGCGACGGCGGTCGTGGAAAGATATTCGGTCAGTATCAGGGCTGACAGATAGGCGACGAAGACCGTCAGAACCGACTCGGCAAGCAATCCCCGACGAAGCGATCCGTTCGACTCGCCCAGTACTTTGCGCGTATTGATCTGTCTGATTCGCATCGGTAGCCGGGCCGTAGCGAAGTTGACGAAATTGATGATTGCGATCAGCAGGATCAGTACGGCGATCGTCAGCAGCGTATAGACCGTAGCCGGGTTGCTCTTGTCTACGAAATCGAAACGGATATCGCGCATGAAGTGCATCTGCGACACGGGTGTGCATCGGACTCGAAAGGCGCTTTCGTCTTGAGAGCGGGCGCTCAGGGATTCGACGCTTTGCCCGAGATCGGCTGCGATCCGAGCGGGATTGCCGGTGCGCACGGCTTTGATGAAATAAATATAGCTGAACTCTCCGTAGTCTTCTATCGACTCGTCGAAAATATTCGTGAACAAGCTGTTGGTTCGGAAACTCGAATTGTCCGGACAATCCCTGCAAACGGCGATTACTTCTCCGGGATGGGTTTCGTCGCCGTTGACGACTACGGATTTCCCGATGGGATCGGCCGAGCCGAAAATCGAGCGGGCGGCGCTCTGAGACAGAATGACCGTTCTTTGCGGGTCGTCGAACCGGTCGATGTCGCCCGCAACGATTTCCGTTCCGAGGACGTCGAACATGGAGCGGGATATTCGGTATAGGGTAAGTCCTGCTCCGTCTTCCTCTCCTTTGGCGAAATCGTGAACGGAAACGCGTCGCGGGATAGCCATGACGCCGCCGGCCTCTATGTCGGGCGACGAAGCGAGCATCCGTTCGCCGAGCGGCCGGCATAACAGCGGCGAATAAACGCCGAGTTCGGTCGGCACGTCTATTTCGATCCGGAAAATCCGGTCGGCATCTCGAAAATGCGTGTCGTAGGTCAGTTCATACCGTACCTGAGCGATCAGAATGATAAAAGAGCTCAGGGCGATTGTCAGACCCAACAGGTTCAATAAAGTCGAGGCCCGGGAATTGCGAAGTTGCTTGAGAAAAAGAGGAAGAAAGTTCATGTCGTTCGGGGTGCGTTTAATTCGGTCCGCATGCGAAGAATACGGCGCCGTTGATTCGCGGATAACATGCGGCTGCATCGCAGCGGCGGTCCGGAAGCCGTAGAACCTGCCGCTGCAACGGGAGCCGGTATGTCGGAATGAATTTTCATATTTCGAATACGCATGGAGATTTCGGATGCTGCGCGGGACGCTCGTTCCTTTCCTATTTCAGTACGAGAATGTCGTTATCCCCGTAGGTTTCGTAGCTCGAAACGATGACTTTCTCGCCCGGATCGAGTCCTTCGATTACCTCGTAGGACTGCGGGTTCTGGCGACCGATCCTGATCGGCCGCTTGAAAGCCCGGTCGCCTTCCGGCGAGAGCACGTAGATCCAGTTGCCTCCCGTTTTCTGGTAGAACGTCCCGCGCGGAATCATCACCGCTTCGGTCGGCTCGCCCAGCTCGATATTGATATAGTAGCTTTTGCCCGTGCGGATGTTTTCGGGCCGATCGCCCACGAAATGGAGGTCGGTCTTGAACTGGCCGTTCTGCACTTCGGGATAGACTTTCTTGACGAGCAGGGAATATTTCGTGCCGCCGGTTTCCTCGTAGCTTGCGCTGAGTCCCGTCTGTACCTTGTCGATGTAATGCTCGTCGACCTGAGCCTGCAGCTTGAAATCGGTCAGGTCGTTGATTTGGGCGATCTTCGTGCCGGCCGAGATCCACTGTCCGAGCTCTGCGTCGAGCCGGCCTACCTGGCCGTCGATCGGAGACTTGACGCTCAGATTTTCCAGTTGCTGGCGTACGAGCACCATATTTTCGCGCATGTTGTCGAGACTGTTTTCCAGCTGCTCGATCTGCACTTCTCTCTGAAGCGAATCCTGCCTCTGTCTGTTGATAAGGATCTCGAGCCTCAGTTCGGCGAGCGAGTAAGCCTCTTTGGCTTGTAGGTATTCCTCTTTGGAGATCAGTCGTTCCTCGAAAAGTTTTTCGTATTGCTCGAATTTGCGCTTGTCCTGTCTGAATTTCACCTCTGCATCCAGTCGCTGCTGTTGCAGGTCGAGCTTGTCCTGCTCGAGCTTCAGTTTGGTATCGCGCAGAATATTTTCCTTTTCGGCCAGCTCGGCCTCCGAGCGGAGAATGGACACGCGGAGCGAAAGGTTGCTCAGTGTGACGATCACGTCTCCCTTCCGGACGACGGCTCCTTCCTCCACGTTGCGCATCTCGACGACTCCGCCTTCGGTCGTGCTGAGGTGAATCGTCGTCATCGGCTGTACTTGCGCGTTGATGCGAATATAGTCCTTGAACGGGCCTTTCTCGGCCTTCCCGATCGTGACCGAGCGACTGTCCACCTTCAGCGTGGACGAGTGGTCGCTGGCAATCAGCCAGACGACGAATGCCAGCAACAGGGCTCCCAATACGTACGGAATATGCTTCTTTTTGAATCCTTTTTTCTTTTCGATAGCGATGTCCATGATATGCGTTTTATTTCGTTATGTTAGGTTCGGTTTGCTATTGCAATTGCTCGATCAGGGGAATTCCCTTGTAATATTTTACCAGACGGCACTGGATGATGTAGTCGAGTTTCGTTTTCAGTTGGTCGGCCTTGGCCGACAGCAGCAGGTTGGCGCTCGTCTGCAAATCGAGCGGACTGACCAGCCCTTCTTCGTACTTGCGACGCATGACGTCGTATGCCAGTTGGTTCGCCTCGACGCGTTTTTTCATCTGCTCGTACTGCTTGGCATAGCCTTGGCAGTCGTCGACGGCCTTGCGGATGTCGCTTTGCAACTGTTGCAGGGTCTGGTTTCTGTTCTGTTCCTGAATCAGCATGTTGTTGCGTGAGCGGTTGACGTTCGTGCGGCGCGAAAGCGAGTTGAAAATCGGAATGCTGAGCGAGGCCTGGATATATTCCCCCCGGTTATCGCGGAACTGATTTTTGAACGAGGGCGACTGATCGGTATGATCCATGTCCGCGATGAAATAGTTGGTCTGGTATCCGCCCGATATGGATAAGGAAGGATAGTAATTGCCTTTGGCGATCGAATATCTCAATCGGCTTTGCCGAAGGTTGAAGTCGGCGATCTTGGCCGTGGGATTTTGCCTCCGGGCGTCGAAATAGATACTTTCCGCCGTTTCGGACATTTCTTGAGCAAGCAGATCGACCTGCGTGTCGATCCGAAGCGTGTCGTTCAAAGGGTAGTTCATTTTCGTTTTCAACAGGGTCAGGTAATTGGTCAGATTATTCTGGCCACTGGTCAGTGCGGCGTCGTTGGTCGCCACCTCGGCCTCCACCTGCACCACGTCCGCCCGGCTCTTCAGTCCCAAAGCCTCCTGTTCCACGGTCTGGCGCAGTTTCAGGCGACTTTCCTCCAATTGCTCCTCGGACATGCGGACGACGCCTTCGTAGTAGACCACCAG from Alistipes ihumii AP11 carries:
- a CDS encoding ABC transporter permease, producing MCENLLRYYKQNKLAVSLSIAGLTLALTSFIVIIAQVSYELTFDAHYENADRIFRAEYTDGTLEGLYESGLKRMRGDVLLASSPHIESGGIVYSYGNTRVYDEQEGKTGSLGIDFYLVSPSLPDLFEFETVQGDLKRIGEPQAAALSQSAATALYGHRNPIGRRLVIDDETKEIVAIYRDFPKNSSFVPCSIIGALGDHGIENGYGAYEYYIRVDDPEHLETIRKAVNPLWIEQEQDETLKLRFTALPKIHFTHDMLYVSQQTASYATVYSLLTIAVLIILIAMINFVNFTVSRIPSRIRHINTQKILGETNARLRLRSIAESVVLSLVSLFLALLLARYLSTTRVASLVDASIDPLSNLRLIFYGILASLGAGIIAALYPAFYSTSFPPIFALNGSFGLSRKGKIMRIMLISFQYVVSIALIIISLSIGEQNRYIRNFDMGFRRDNILTTRLSFQFDRQDALVEKLKSNPDILDVTFAWAQPVLESRPYWSIDYKGENFRFDWYPVAPNFLSFMGIPIREGRNFSDSDKKHPNGHFIFNRTAQLQRNVSVGDRISDIEVIGIAENVHYQPLQYAVSPLVYYVSGNMKLTHMFVKVRTTDIPEISAFIRETVRSFDPDADADIRFLDENIGALYQKEDRLAAMLTLFSLLSVGISIVGVFGLILFETQFRRKEIGLRKVYGATIGEILRMFNKRYMRIVLACSVVAIPAGWYVVDRWLESFAYRTPVKWWIFAVAVGSVALVTVLTITLQSYRTATENPVRSIKTE
- a CDS encoding FtsX-like permease family protein — its product is MNFLPLFLKQLRNSRASTLLNLLGLTIALSSFIILIAQVRYELTYDTHFRDADRIFRIEIDVPTELGVYSPLLCRPLGERMLASSPDIEAGGVMAIPRRVSVHDFAKGEEDGAGLTLYRISRSMFDVLGTEIVAGDIDRFDDPQRTVILSQSAARSIFGSADPIGKSVVVNGDETHPGEVIAVCRDCPDNSSFRTNSLFTNIFDESIEDYGEFSYIYFIKAVRTGNPARIAADLGQSVESLSARSQDESAFRVRCTPVSQMHFMRDIRFDFVDKSNPATVYTLLTIAVLILLIAIINFVNFATARLPMRIRQINTRKVLGESNGSLRRGLLAESVLTVFVAYLSALILTEYLSTTAVASLVNAPINLAENADVALGTGLVAIVLGTLAGLYPAAYSTSFPPAMILKGSFGLSVRGRRLRTTLISFQYVVSIVLIVAALSVWKQNRFMLAYDMGVPRENILVAELGRPAANSAETLAQKLKTDPRIVDVTFANGPLIAPSRMNWSMQYRNKHISFDCYPVAPNFPKFMGIDIIEGRDFTANDEQKENASLIFNRTAQLRDGITVGDRIWGDEIVGIARDFNFMPLQYAIDPFAFMVRGKSYAFKSMNYLFVKTRTADYPELFRHIRETIRQFDGGWNDDVRFLDEHIGSLYQKEKATARQITLFCLLSVFISLVGIFGLILFETEFRRKEIGLRKVYGATTGEILGMINMPYIRLVLICFALGAPIGYFVSRNWIDNFAYRTTIGPWIFVSTAAIVLLLTVATITVRSYRTAAENPIKSIKTE
- a CDS encoding efflux RND transporter periplasmic adaptor subunit, which translates into the protein MDIAIEKKKGFKKKHIPYVLGALLLAFVVWLIASDHSSTLKVDSRSVTIGKAEKGPFKDYIRINAQVQPMTTIHLSTTEGGVVEMRNVEEGAVVRKGDVIVTLSNLSLRVSILRSEAELAEKENILRDTKLKLEQDKLDLQQQRLDAEVKFRQDKRKFEQYEKLFEERLISKEEYLQAKEAYSLAELRLEILINRQRQDSLQREVQIEQLENSLDNMRENMVLVRQQLENLSVKSPIDGQVGRLDAELGQWISAGTKIAQINDLTDFKLQAQVDEHYIDKVQTGLSASYEETGGTKYSLLVKKVYPEVQNGQFKTDLHFVGDRPENIRTGKSYYINIELGEPTEAVMIPRGTFYQKTGGNWIYVLSPEGDRAFKRPIRIGRQNPQSYEVIEGLDPGEKVIVSSYETYGDNDILVLK
- a CDS encoding TolC family protein, producing the protein MRKTVLVIVWSVLLIGGLQAQSAEKVWTLEECMRYAIENSHEVKKQQYTNANYRQDYISAVAQMMPSVSGSVDVSSNFGRSLDPATNTYASNVNFNNSYGVGASIGVFGGFTAINNLRLTKVARRQGEDELQKASDDISLSVMENYFLVVYYEGVVRMSEEQLEESRLKLRQTVEQEALGLKSRADVVQVEAEVATNDAALTSGQNNLTNYLTLLKTKMNYPLNDTLRIDTQVDLLAQEMSETAESIYFDARRQNPTAKIADFNLRQSRLRYSIAKGNYYPSLSISGGYQTNYFIADMDHTDQSPSFKNQFRDNRGEYIQASLSIPIFNSLSRRTNVNRSRNNMLIQEQNRNQTLQQLQSDIRKAVDDCQGYAKQYEQMKKRVEANQLAYDVMRRKYEEGLVSPLDLQTSANLLLSAKADQLKTKLDYIIQCRLVKYYKGIPLIEQLQ